DNA sequence from the Streptomyces sp. MST-110588 genome:
GGTACGCCGCCGTTCATGGCGCCCGAGCAGTTCCAGCGCCCGCGCGAGGTGGGGCCCGCGGCCGATGTGTTCGCGCTGGGATCGGTGCTGGTGCACGCGGCGACCGGCAGCGGTCCGTTCGACTCGGAGAGCCCGTACCTGGTCGCGTACCAGGTCGTGCACGACGAGGCGGATCTGGCGGGGGTGCCGCAGGAGTTGGAGCCGCTGATCCGGAGCTGTCTGGCGAAGGACCCGGCGGACCGGCCCACTCCGGACGCGCTGATGAAGCTGCTGCACACGGACGTGCCGACCGAGGTGTACGCCGAACCGTTCCCGGACTTCCTCGCGAAGGCCGCACCGGCCGCACCGGCCGCACCGGAGACGACGCCTGGGAAAGCGGTGGCCCGTGTCCCGGAGACCCGTGCCCCGGAGGCGGATGGCCCGGAGACGAATGGCGCGGCGGCCGGCGGCCGGGACGCGGCCACGCACGTACGCGGCTCCGGCACGCCGGACACCGGACCGGCCGGCCCCGCCAAGAAGGTGGACGCCACTGCCGGCAAGACCGCCACCACCGGAAGCACCGGCACCACCGGCACCACCGCCACCACCGGACCTACCGACACCCCCACCCCGGCCCGCGCCCGCCGAAGGTGGCGGCGGCGATGGCCGGTGTGGTCCGCCGTGGCGGCGGTACTGGCAGCGGCCGGCGGCTTCGCGGGCGTACGGATGCTGGCCCCCGACGAGGGATCCGCGCTCCAGACCCACATGGCCGGCGCCGACGCCACCTTCCACCCCTGGCACACGTCACTGGCCGAGCGCCCGCCCGGCCGCCCCTCCGAGATGCCCTTCTGCACCCATGGCTCCCCCGCGGCCCACGCCTCGCCCGCCCTCTTCTGCGTCCAGCGCGGGCTGAAGGCCGCCCGGGTCGATCCCGGGCGCGGCACCGTGGCGTGGCGGCGGGCCGGTGAACCGGTCCGCGTCAAGGACACCCCGCCCAGCGCGCCGGCCCTCTCCGGCGGCCTGCTCTACGTCCTGTCCCCCGACACCACACGCCTGGAGGCGCTGGACCCGTCCGCCGGGGGCGGGGGCGCGACGCGCTGGAGCATGGACGTACGGGCCTACAAGGGGCGGGTCCATGTCGTCGGGGACAGCGTCCTGCTGACGGCCGAGGACGGTACGGTCACCGCCCTGGACAGCGCGACCCACCGGCAACTGTGGCGCAAGCGCTTCCCCGGTCAGCCGCTCGGCCGCTTCACCGCGTACAGGGACGCCCGTACGGCCTATGCCGCCACGCCCTCGGCCGACGGCACCAGCACCCTCGTCACCGCCATCGACCCGCGGCGCGGCACGGTGCGCCGGGAGCAGCGGCTGCCCGGCACGCTCACCCTCGCCGGAACGGGCACCTCCGGCGCGCTCTACCTCACCGCCGCCTCCCCCGTTCTGATCACCCGCGCCACGGCCGTGGTCCGTCTCGACCCGGACGGCCGCCACACCCGCCGGCTGTCGCTGGC
Encoded proteins:
- a CDS encoding protein kinase; translation: MPPLRGSGAGPEAEHPRDVEDVAHAGQYRLDARLGSGGMGVVHLARSSSGLRLAVKVIHAEYAQDPEFRARFRQEVAAARRVSGAFTAPVVDADTDGDRPWMATLYIPGPTLSEHVKRNGPLAPDEIRRLASGLAEALRDIHRAGVVHRDLKPGNVLLAADGPKVIDFGISRPADSEMRTETGKLIGTPPFMAPEQFQRPREVGPAADVFALGSVLVHAATGSGPFDSESPYLVAYQVVHDEADLAGVPQELEPLIRSCLAKDPADRPTPDALMKLLHTDVPTEVYAEPFPDFLAKAAPAAPAAPETTPGKAVARVPETRAPEADGPETNGAAAGGRDAATHVRGSGTPDTGPAGPAKKVDATAGKTATTGSTGTTGTTATTGPTDTPTPARARRRWRRRWPVWSAVAAVLAAAGGFAGVRMLAPDEGSALQTHMAGADATFHPWHTSLAERPPGRPSEMPFCTHGSPAAHASPALFCVQRGLKAARVDPGRGTVAWRRAGEPVRVKDTPPSAPALSGGLLYVLSPDTTRLEALDPSAGGGGATRWSMDVRAYKGRVHVVGDSVLLTAEDGTVTALDSATHRQLWRKRFPGQPLGRFTAYRDARTAYAATPSADGTSTLVTAIDPRRGTVRREQRLPGTLTLAGTGTSGALYLTAASPVLITRATAVVRLDPDGRHTRRLSLAAPLDDVAAVVHGETVYLLGDGGSLQAVGERRWNVETSVSRGSAPVVAADGERLYFSAADGRLLTVGARDGALLGQTPPRLAADRRNGFLERLPAPLLDPDRGRIYAAAPDGTVFGTDMRNPARR